TGTTTGAACACTGAACTCTGTTGCTAATTCTCAAGGTCCAAATATAATTTTCTTTAGAAAATCAGGCTCCGCCTCAAAGGAATTTCCATTAATGTGGCACTTTCAGCCTGGGAATTTAAGGTGACTGTAGACTGCTCCAACTTCTGGTTTTGTGCAAGTGATCACAAATGTAAATTTAAACTCTTATCTCTATCCACCTCATTGCATAAAACTGCCTTTGTGAAAGACAGGAGGAGGAAAGAATAAAGAGAAAATATGACACTGATTGTTATAGTCTGTTTAATGACCTCAGCTAAAGTAGCACTTTTTGTAAAGTGCAAGCACTGTTGTAATCCAAGATAATGCAATAGCTGATTTATGTacagcaaacattgaaataacgACTAGATGTTTTTTTCCTGCAAGTATTGTTGATTgaggataaaaaaaattatccagtACATCAGCCTATTTCCCCTGTTTTTCTTTAAGGTGTGCCACTTCTACCTGAAGGGTGGCTGCAGCCTTGGTTTAATGTCTCAAGTGAAAGATGGCACTCCAACAATGCATTTCTCTGGTGATGAACTGAACTGTCAGCCTATCCCTCAACTTTCTTGTGAGGACTTGAACCTAAAAACCTCTGACTCAGAAGCAAGATGTTCATTTGAGAGTTGGCAGCTTTTCTACACACAGCACTCCCAGTCTAACCTCAACATAAAATATACATGTGCAAATAGGGCTAACAACATATTAGCAAAATACAGTTCTACGTTTATTCTGAGttttgcttaattttttttacactttaATGAGTACGTAAGGCTCATCTATACATTTAAGTTGACTAGCTGTCACATAATTGTGCAAGATGTAAAGTGTAAAACTATAGGAAAATGGTTTTGGTTAAATAAATGTTGTATGGCACCAACATATTTCACACAAACCCAGGCTGTCACCACTGATTTTCTGTTGCAACTGAGGCCACCACTGAATGAGTCAAAAGCACTTAAACATCTTTACTACATCAAGTACCATATGTCATATTAAAAAaaagggccatttggcccataagTTCTGTCAGCGGACATCAGGGACCTGATAGAGTTTTGTGCAGGATGTCACATGCCGATGAAAACTATCTCGCCACATGAATTTCTTACCGCAGATGTGGCACTCATATGGTTTAATGCCAGTATGGATCTTCATATGACCAACAAGATGgtgtttcattttaaatttcttaCCACAAACACCACAACCATAAGGTCGAAGACCGAGATGCATGCTCATATGTCGATCTCGCTGACTCTTGTGAGTAAAGTTTTTGCCACACTGACAAGGGTAAAGTTTGTAAACAACAGCAGTAAAGCCAGAGTGAGACGAGGTCTTGTCATTGACCGGTGTCCCGAGTTCACCTTCCACACCGTAACCTGGCAGTCGATTCACCTGCATTTCAGCTGCCATTAATGGATCTTGACGGTGCACACTGATGTTCACATCTCCCCGGTCACCTGAAAATTCATCCAGAGATGAGCCATAGTAATCAACCTGTTCATCATAAGAACGATTCTCAGGGCCTTCCTCAAACTCCTCTTGATTTTTGGCAGCAACAATATTAAAGCTGTCATCAATACTTGAAGATTGTATTACTGGTTCGGCCTGAGTAATGTTTTCTGACTCAGAGATCTGGTGATcttcagcagcagggagagacaCTCCATCACCATAATCCTGCTCAAATTTTTCCTGTTTCACATATACCCAGCGTTTGTGAGGCATTATGCTAGGTTGACTGTAGAGTGGCCTAGCAAATGTGTACTCTGCACTGTCACTTGCTCCTTCCTCACCATCTTGGCTATTCATTTCCGTGCTTAAATGATCCTGCTCCCCTGACGAATTGCTGGGAATGTTGTCATGGTCTACGGATTGGGGTGGGGACAGGTTATCCTCTTTAGGGCTctcttcatcattttcatcagCCTTTGCATCTTCAGTTACACCTTT
The Narcine bancroftii isolate sNarBan1 chromosome 1, sNarBan1.hap1, whole genome shotgun sequence genome window above contains:
- the zbtb43 gene encoding zinc finger and BTB domain-containing protein 43 isoform X1, which produces MPPLLSNPRCLDVRLRRPHRKSGLVDVSSRYLISSTMELATNFFRVEFPNFTSTLLQRLNQQRQEGHLCDITIQVQGHLFRAHRAVLAASSPYFCDQVLLKNSNRILLPDVMNPKAFENVLLSCYTGKLVLPASDIVSYLTVASFLQMWHVVDKCTELLKMCPAVAYQKANHSADHQSPSSSNVNGVGEHSELGAPGQPEVNKGVTEDAKADENDEESPKEDNLSPPQSVDHDNIPSNSSGEQDHLSTEMNSQDGEEGASDSAEYTFARPLYSQPSIMPHKRWVYVKQEKFEQDYGDGVSLPAAEDHQISESENITQAEPVIQSSSIDDSFNIVAAKNQEEFEEGPENRSYDEQVDYYGSSLDEFSGDRGDVNISVHRQDPLMAAEMQVNRLPGYGVEGELGTPVNDKTSSHSGFTAVVYKLYPCQCGKNFTHKSQRDRHMSMHLGLRPYGCGVCGKKFKMKHHLVGHMKIHTGIKPYECHICGKKFMWRDSFHRHVTSCTKLYQVPDVR
- the zbtb43 gene encoding zinc finger and BTB domain-containing protein 43 isoform X2 translates to MELATNFFRVEFPNFTSTLLQRLNQQRQEGHLCDITIQVQGHLFRAHRAVLAASSPYFCDQVLLKNSNRILLPDVMNPKAFENVLLSCYTGKLVLPASDIVSYLTVASFLQMWHVVDKCTELLKMCPAVAYQKANHSADHQSPSSSNVNGVGEHSELGAPGQPEVNKGVTEDAKADENDEESPKEDNLSPPQSVDHDNIPSNSSGEQDHLSTEMNSQDGEEGASDSAEYTFARPLYSQPSIMPHKRWVYVKQEKFEQDYGDGVSLPAAEDHQISESENITQAEPVIQSSSIDDSFNIVAAKNQEEFEEGPENRSYDEQVDYYGSSLDEFSGDRGDVNISVHRQDPLMAAEMQVNRLPGYGVEGELGTPVNDKTSSHSGFTAVVYKLYPCQCGKNFTHKSQRDRHMSMHLGLRPYGCGVCGKKFKMKHHLVGHMKIHTGIKPYECHICGKKFMWRDSFHRHVTSCTKLYQVPDVR